In Streptomyces sp. NBC_01717, one DNA window encodes the following:
- a CDS encoding dihydrolipoyl dehydrogenase family protein, producing MNETTRTYDVIVIGAGPVGENVAERARAAGLSTVIVERELIGGECSFWACDPSKALLRPVVARADARRVPGLSQAVAGPLDVEAVLAHRDKMSSYWKDEDQVDWLNSVSVDLIRGHGRLTGPRRVSVQTPDGETVALTARHAVAVSTGTSAALPPIPGLDTVRPWTSREATSAYKVPGRLAVVGGGVVAVEMATAWQALGSQVTMLVLEDALLQRMEPFAGELVTDGLREAGVDIRFGTSVTSLAREDGDVQITLADGGHLAADEILLATGRAPNTWDLGLETIGLTPGDWLKVDDTFQVTDVADGWFYAVGDVNHRALMTHQGKYQARIAGAVIGARAKGEPIDDAPWGAHVATADHAAVPQVVFTTPEVASVGLTSREAEQSGRRIEVVDYDLAHVAGAHQYGEDYRGRARMLIDTDRNTVVGVTFAGPGVGELVHSATIAVAGEVPLDRLWHAVPAFPTLGEIWLRLLETHRR from the coding sequence ATGAACGAGACCACCCGCACCTACGATGTGATCGTCATCGGCGCAGGCCCGGTCGGTGAGAACGTGGCCGAACGCGCCCGCGCCGCCGGCCTGAGCACCGTGATCGTAGAGCGTGAACTGATCGGCGGGGAGTGCTCGTTCTGGGCCTGCGACCCCAGCAAGGCGCTGCTGCGCCCGGTGGTGGCGCGCGCCGACGCGCGCCGAGTGCCCGGGCTGAGTCAGGCGGTCGCCGGGCCGCTGGACGTCGAGGCGGTCCTCGCGCACCGCGACAAGATGTCCTCGTACTGGAAGGACGAGGACCAGGTCGACTGGCTGAACTCGGTCTCCGTCGATCTGATCCGCGGCCACGGCCGCCTCACCGGCCCCCGCAGGGTGAGTGTGCAGACTCCCGACGGTGAGACCGTCGCCCTCACGGCTCGGCACGCCGTTGCCGTCTCCACCGGAACCAGCGCGGCCCTGCCCCCCATCCCCGGCCTGGACACCGTCCGCCCCTGGACCAGCCGTGAGGCGACCAGTGCCTACAAGGTCCCCGGACGTCTGGCCGTGGTCGGCGGCGGTGTGGTGGCCGTCGAGATGGCCACCGCCTGGCAGGCGCTCGGCTCTCAGGTGACCATGCTGGTTCTCGAGGACGCGTTGCTGCAGCGGATGGAGCCGTTCGCCGGAGAGCTGGTGACCGACGGCCTGCGGGAAGCCGGCGTCGACATCCGGTTCGGGACCTCCGTGACCTCCCTGGCGCGCGAGGACGGCGATGTCCAGATCACCCTGGCCGACGGCGGGCATCTGGCGGCGGACGAGATCCTGCTTGCCACCGGCCGCGCTCCGAACACCTGGGACCTGGGGCTGGAGACGATAGGTCTCACGCCGGGCGACTGGCTGAAGGTGGACGACACCTTCCAAGTGACCGACGTCGCCGACGGCTGGTTCTACGCCGTCGGCGACGTCAACCACCGCGCCCTGATGACCCACCAGGGCAAGTACCAGGCCCGGATCGCGGGCGCGGTCATCGGCGCCCGCGCCAAGGGCGAGCCCATCGACGACGCCCCCTGGGGCGCGCATGTCGCCACTGCCGACCACGCGGCCGTCCCCCAGGTCGTCTTCACCACCCCCGAGGTCGCCTCCGTCGGCCTGACCAGCCGCGAGGCCGAGCAGAGCGGGCGCCGCATCGAGGTCGTCGACTACGACCTCGCCCACGTCGCCGGCGCCCACCAGTACGGCGAGGACTACCGCGGCCGGGCCCGCATGCTCATCGACACCGACCGCAACACCGTCGTGGGCGTCACCTTCGCCGGCCCCGGCGTCGGGGAACTGGTGCACTCGGCCACCATCGCGGTCGCCGGCGAGGTACCCCTCGACCGGCTCTGGCACGCCGTCCCCGCCTTCCCCACCCTCGGCGAAATCTGGCTGCGGCTGCTGGAGACCCACCGACGCTGA
- a CDS encoding SpoIIE family protein phosphatase, translated as MSEAESLSADSGSSDLRLELPSGMLDALGVAVVALDTAGRFVLWSPQAEELFGYSAQEVLGQHAAQLLVHDPYVDLVAGKCEQMMETGESWAGLIPVRNKDGSTRLVEFRYNRLPDKQGDFYALGIATDASMLRKVEQDLALSTQLIAQSPVALEVLDTDLRYVAVNPAMERIHGLSAEDHLGRGFREVLPCVSVDASEAAVREVLETGRPQVDRYTIGRTPADPDNDHAWSVSVYRLEDPGGQVLGVATSVVDVTDRHGAITAAAQARQRLAQIAEGSARIGTTLDMKQTARELADVAVPELADVAVVDVLDSALDDRRPATPDSGPALFRTLAVKAAYLADAAGAAGTADQPVSYDADRLPTQCVRTGQPIMVTRVDEWDLARIARDAGAAAVLASVGIHSYLAIPLAVQGRALGVLGLMRGRNQLPFNADDVTLAAELAGRTAVSLDNARLHQSVRNTAVTLQRSLLPQPTPPESLEVATRYQPAGTSIEVGGDWFDVLPLAQDKTALVVGDVMGSGIDAAATMGRLRTATATLADLDLPPAQVLQRLDKITAGLDPYIATCIYAEYDPHSDRCRIAVAGHLPPALTPAGGPPELLDLPSGAPLGVGGVSFETTTVPLHPGDQLVLYTDGLVETRRDTIDERLDLLLRVLDGHDLSLEETCDRLLETLCDPDDHDDVSVLIARPRPRP; from the coding sequence ATGAGTGAAGCGGAATCTTTGAGTGCCGACAGCGGCTCGTCCGACCTCCGGCTGGAGCTGCCGAGCGGGATGCTGGATGCGCTCGGTGTGGCGGTGGTGGCGCTGGATACCGCCGGGCGGTTCGTGTTGTGGAGCCCGCAGGCCGAGGAGCTGTTCGGTTACTCCGCGCAGGAAGTGCTGGGCCAGCACGCGGCTCAGCTGTTGGTCCATGACCCGTACGTGGACCTGGTGGCCGGTAAGTGCGAGCAGATGATGGAGACCGGCGAGAGCTGGGCCGGGCTCATTCCCGTCCGGAACAAGGACGGCAGTACGCGACTGGTGGAATTCCGCTACAACCGTCTGCCGGACAAGCAGGGCGACTTCTACGCTCTGGGTATCGCCACCGATGCGTCGATGTTGCGCAAGGTGGAGCAGGACTTGGCGTTGTCCACGCAGCTGATCGCCCAGTCGCCGGTCGCGCTGGAGGTTCTGGACACCGATCTGCGTTATGTGGCCGTCAATCCGGCGATGGAACGGATACACGGCCTGTCTGCCGAGGACCACCTCGGTCGGGGTTTCCGCGAGGTTCTGCCCTGCGTCAGTGTCGACGCGTCCGAGGCCGCAGTCAGAGAAGTGCTCGAGACCGGACGCCCTCAGGTTGACAGGTACACCATTGGCCGCACCCCGGCCGACCCTGACAACGATCATGCCTGGTCTGTCTCCGTCTACCGGTTGGAGGATCCAGGCGGTCAGGTTCTTGGTGTCGCCACGTCGGTGGTGGATGTCACCGATCGGCACGGCGCGATCACAGCGGCGGCCCAGGCCCGGCAGCGCCTGGCCCAGATCGCCGAGGGCTCCGCCCGTATCGGTACCACCTTGGACATGAAACAGACCGCCCGCGAGCTGGCTGACGTCGCAGTGCCCGAGCTCGCCGACGTCGCGGTCGTAGACGTACTCGACTCCGCCCTGGACGATCGCCGCCCCGCGACACCTGACAGCGGCCCGGCGCTCTTTCGCACCCTCGCTGTGAAGGCCGCCTACCTCGCCGACGCGGCCGGCGCCGCCGGCACGGCGGACCAACCGGTCAGTTATGACGCCGACCGACTGCCCACCCAATGCGTACGGACCGGTCAGCCGATCATGGTGACTCGCGTGGACGAGTGGGATCTGGCGCGCATCGCCCGTGACGCCGGAGCTGCCGCTGTCCTGGCCAGTGTCGGCATCCATTCCTATCTCGCGATACCGCTGGCCGTCCAGGGCCGGGCACTCGGCGTCCTGGGGCTGATGCGCGGACGCAATCAACTGCCCTTCAACGCGGACGACGTCACCCTGGCCGCTGAGCTCGCCGGCCGAACTGCAGTGTCCCTCGACAACGCGCGCCTGCACCAAAGCGTCCGCAACACTGCGGTGACGCTCCAGCGCAGCCTGCTGCCGCAGCCGACGCCACCTGAGAGTCTGGAGGTCGCTACTCGCTACCAACCCGCCGGAACCTCTATCGAAGTCGGTGGCGACTGGTTCGACGTCCTCCCCCTCGCGCAGGACAAGACCGCGCTCGTGGTGGGCGACGTGATGGGCAGCGGCATCGATGCGGCCGCCACGATGGGCCGCCTGCGCACCGCCACCGCGACCCTGGCTGACCTCGACCTCCCGCCCGCCCAGGTGCTGCAACGCCTCGACAAGATCACCGCTGGCCTGGACCCCTACATCGCCACCTGCATCTACGCCGAATACGACCCGCACAGCGACCGGTGCCGAATCGCTGTAGCCGGACACCTGCCCCCCGCACTGACACCTGCAGGCGGGCCCCCCGAACTGCTCGACCTGCCATCTGGTGCACCCCTCGGGGTCGGCGGCGTTTCCTTCGAAACGACCACCGTGCCCTTGCACCCCGGCGATCAACTGGTCCTCTACACCGACGGCTTGGTCGAAACACGTCGCGACACCATCGACGAACGCCTCGACCTCCTCCTCCGCGTACTCGACGGCCACGACCTCTCCCTGGAAGAAACCTGCGACCGGCTCCTGGAAACACTGTGTGATCCGGACGACCACGACGACGTGTCCGTACTCATCGCCCGACCCAGACCGCGGCCCTGA
- a CDS encoding ATP-binding protein, with protein sequence MPDLCDDIAHAPPDGNRTGEALMLLARTKVLPQDRVLTLSLPAGPEAAPIARAAARHQLEAWGVDEETAFTTELIVSELVGNAVRYGTPPLQLRLIFEQMLTCEVSDNATSAPQVKHARTIDETGRGLFIIASLADQLNTGDYL encoded by the coding sequence TTGCCGGACCTGTGCGACGACATCGCACACGCGCCCCCGGACGGCAACCGGACCGGCGAGGCACTGATGCTGCTCGCCCGCACGAAGGTGCTGCCTCAAGACCGGGTACTGACCCTCTCGCTGCCTGCGGGCCCCGAGGCCGCACCGATCGCCCGCGCGGCGGCCCGTCACCAGCTGGAGGCCTGGGGGGTGGACGAGGAGACGGCGTTCACCACCGAGCTCATCGTCAGCGAGCTCGTCGGCAACGCGGTCCGCTACGGCACTCCGCCCCTGCAACTACGCCTGATCTTCGAGCAAATGCTGACCTGCGAGGTCAGCGACAACGCGACCAGCGCTCCGCAGGTGAAACATGCCCGCACCATCGACGAGACAGGCCGAGGACTGTTCATCATCGCAAGCCTCGCGGACCAGTTGAACACCGGGGATTATCTCTGA
- a CDS encoding ATP-binding SpoIIE family protein phosphatase gives MPSGDVLVLIDDGGRVVEWGRPAEELFGWSAEEAVGRSVATLMSEAAADGERQREGFSETASVLVKPVLRGTSVMWHVLSAGDAMSGQDVAILKAVFTHSPVVLHVLDNQLCVVRTSTATGGLHDAPVGHLLGKHFTEAYELEDPEAEAAVAQGVLESGEPVMNRLARRIKAPDRPTRRIHSLSYFRLEDSHDDVVGLVTSAVDVTERENTQNRLALLDTVRTRVGHRLNVGSVCQELVEAVVPAFAGIADVEVIEDVIRGDEPPPVPVDRDVPLRRAAFEGRIAGHPVGVVRRLPVGTPFSDVLSDLRPRLVSIDEDSSWPAADPARAEVIRRSGAHSLIVAPLALRGHALGVVSFYRHQQQDPFEEGDVAVASAVCAHASLCIDNARQFMREWIIARTVQRRLLPQPPAAHATVEISHLHLPAAEGGGAWFDAIALPGARTALIVGDVAGRGIAAAITMGLLRTAVRTLAALDMQPDELLARLSDTAASLAAARAMLPPTDPLSREPLAAGCVIAIYDPVELTCTIARAGLPEPVVVFPDGTSAGLSVPPGPPLAETGNAPFPATTVSLREGSTLAMGTAALADQVLAPSGPLRPLLDAVGTRPLPDLCDDIAHTLADGNRTGEALMLLARTKALPKDRVLTLSLPAGPEAAPIARAAARHQLEAWGVDEETAYTTELIVSELVGNAVRYGTPPLQLRLIFEQMLTCEVSDTATSAPQVKHARTIDETGRGLFIIASLADQWGTHYRSQGKTVWAEQPTGVSTERRNGAGRPR, from the coding sequence ATGCCCAGCGGTGACGTGCTCGTACTCATCGATGACGGTGGCCGGGTGGTCGAGTGGGGACGTCCGGCTGAGGAGCTGTTCGGGTGGTCCGCCGAGGAGGCCGTCGGCAGGTCCGTGGCCACGCTCATGAGTGAGGCCGCCGCTGACGGTGAACGGCAGCGGGAAGGGTTCTCGGAGACGGCCTCGGTGCTGGTCAAGCCGGTGCTGCGAGGTACTTCCGTGATGTGGCATGTGCTCTCGGCAGGGGACGCCATGTCGGGGCAGGATGTGGCGATCTTGAAGGCCGTGTTCACCCATTCCCCGGTGGTACTGCACGTCCTCGACAATCAGCTGTGTGTGGTCCGCACGAGCACCGCTACCGGCGGGCTGCATGACGCACCGGTGGGACACCTGCTGGGCAAGCATTTCACCGAGGCGTATGAACTCGAAGACCCCGAGGCAGAAGCGGCCGTGGCGCAGGGAGTCCTGGAGAGCGGAGAACCGGTGATGAACCGGCTCGCCCGGCGCATCAAGGCACCGGACCGACCGACGCGCCGTATTCACTCCCTCTCCTACTTCCGCCTGGAGGACTCCCACGACGATGTGGTCGGACTGGTGACATCCGCGGTTGACGTCACCGAGCGGGAGAACACACAGAATCGCCTGGCGCTCCTGGACACAGTCCGCACACGAGTGGGGCACCGACTGAACGTGGGCAGTGTCTGTCAGGAGCTGGTGGAGGCGGTGGTGCCTGCCTTCGCCGGCATCGCCGACGTCGAAGTGATCGAAGACGTCATCCGCGGAGACGAGCCCCCGCCGGTGCCCGTCGACCGGGACGTTCCACTGCGCCGAGCTGCCTTCGAAGGCCGAATCGCGGGTCACCCGGTCGGAGTCGTGCGCCGTCTGCCGGTCGGCACCCCCTTCTCGGACGTCCTGTCCGACCTTCGGCCGCGCCTGGTATCGATCGATGAGGACAGCTCGTGGCCGGCCGCCGACCCGGCCCGAGCCGAAGTCATCAGGCGATCCGGTGCACACTCCCTGATCGTGGCGCCGCTGGCGTTGCGCGGCCATGCTCTGGGCGTGGTCAGCTTCTACCGCCACCAGCAACAAGACCCCTTTGAAGAGGGAGACGTCGCGGTGGCGTCCGCAGTGTGTGCCCATGCTTCGCTCTGCATCGACAACGCCCGTCAGTTCATGCGTGAATGGATTATCGCGCGAACCGTTCAGCGTCGGCTTCTTCCTCAACCACCGGCCGCACATGCCACCGTGGAGATCTCCCACCTCCACCTTCCCGCTGCGGAGGGCGGCGGCGCATGGTTCGACGCGATCGCGCTCCCCGGCGCACGGACCGCGCTGATCGTCGGCGACGTGGCAGGGCGAGGCATCGCCGCGGCCATCACGATGGGACTCCTGCGGACGGCCGTCCGTACACTCGCCGCCCTGGACATGCAGCCCGACGAACTGCTGGCCCGCCTCAGCGACACCGCAGCCAGTCTCGCTGCCGCGCGCGCAATGCTGCCTCCCACGGATCCCCTGAGCCGAGAGCCCCTCGCCGCCGGCTGCGTCATCGCGATCTACGACCCGGTCGAACTCACCTGCACCATCGCCCGCGCCGGCCTCCCGGAGCCGGTCGTGGTATTCCCCGACGGCACCTCGGCCGGTCTGTCCGTCCCTCCAGGTCCCCCACTCGCCGAAACAGGCAACGCCCCATTCCCCGCGACGACCGTCAGCCTCCGCGAAGGAAGCACTCTGGCGATGGGCACGGCCGCGCTCGCGGACCAGGTCCTGGCGCCGTCCGGTCCACTGCGCCCGCTCCTGGACGCCGTCGGCACAAGGCCCCTGCCGGACCTGTGCGACGACATCGCACACACACTCGCAGACGGCAACCGGACCGGCGAGGCACTGATGCTGCTCGCCCGCACGAAGGCGCTGCCCAAAGACCGGGTACTGACCCTCTCGCTGCCTGCGGGCCCCGAGGCCGCACCGATCGCCCGCGCGGCGGCCCGCCACCAGCTGGAGGCCTGGGGGGTGGACGAGGAGACGGCGTACACCACCGAACTCATCGTCAGCGAACTCGTCGGCAACGCGGTCCGCTACGGCACTCCGCCCCTGCAACTACGCCTGATCTTCGAGCAAATGCTGACCTGCGAGGTCAGCGACACCGCGACCAGCGCTCCGCAGGTGAAACATGCCCGCACCATCGACGAGACCGGCCGAGGACTGTTCATCATCGCAAGCCTCGCGGACCAGTGGGGCACCCACTACCGATCCCAGGGAAAGACCGTCTGGGCCGAGCAACCGACAGGCGTGTCAACGGAGCGCCGAAACGGTGCCGGACGTCCACGGTGA
- a CDS encoding MarR family winged helix-turn-helix transcriptional regulator, protein MSKIETGAGQGDAAEVSLLLEDQMCFALYAAQRAVTSRYRPLLEELNLTYPQYLVMLVLWEHGALPIKTLGTLLQLDYGTLTPLLKRLQAHGFIRRERQASDERSVQITLTEQGTELRERARAVPAAMGEAVCMSPQEIADAKSFLERLTANLSEA, encoded by the coding sequence ATGAGCAAGATCGAGACGGGTGCCGGACAGGGTGACGCCGCCGAGGTCAGCCTGCTCCTCGAGGACCAGATGTGCTTCGCCCTCTACGCAGCTCAGCGCGCGGTGACCAGTCGCTACCGCCCGCTGCTGGAGGAGCTCAACCTGACCTATCCCCAGTACCTGGTGATGCTGGTGCTGTGGGAGCACGGCGCCCTCCCTATCAAGACCCTGGGCACGCTTTTGCAGCTCGACTACGGCACGTTGACCCCGCTGCTCAAGCGCCTGCAGGCTCACGGGTTCATCCGGCGCGAGCGCCAGGCGAGCGACGAGCGCTCGGTGCAGATCACCCTCACCGAGCAGGGGACTGAGCTCCGCGAGCGCGCTCGCGCCGTCCCCGCCGCCATGGGGGAGGCTGTCTGCATGAGCCCTCAGGAGATCGCGGATGCCAAGTCTTTCCTCGAGCGTCTGACAGCCAACCTCTCCGAAGCCTGA
- a CDS encoding VOC family protein: MELKLEMIVLPVSDVDRAKAFYEAVGFRLDVDYTPSDDFRVVHFTPPGSESSIIFGEGMTPSAPGSLQGLYLIVTDIEEAHAELTGRGIEVTEVFHDAGGLFHGHGAGGVVHQRAGQERLAGAHPDRASYGSYLTFSDPDGNGWVLQEVTQRAPGR; this comes from the coding sequence ATGGAACTGAAACTCGAAATGATCGTGCTGCCCGTCTCCGACGTCGATCGGGCCAAGGCCTTCTATGAGGCGGTGGGATTCCGCCTGGACGTCGACTACACGCCCAGTGACGACTTCCGGGTGGTCCACTTCACGCCGCCCGGCTCCGAGAGCTCGATCATCTTCGGAGAGGGAATGACCCCCAGTGCCCCCGGCTCGCTCCAGGGCCTGTACCTCATCGTCACCGACATCGAAGAGGCCCACGCCGAGCTCACCGGCCGCGGTATCGAGGTGACGGAGGTGTTCCACGACGCCGGAGGGCTGTTCCACGGCCACGGCGCCGGAGGTGTCGTCCACCAGCGCGCAGGCCAGGAGCGCCTGGCCGGCGCGCACCCCGATCGCGCCTCTTACGGCTCCTACCTCACCTTCAGCGACCCGGACGGCAACGGCTGGGTGCTCCAGGAAGTGACGCAGCGCGCTCCCGGCCGCTGA